The Hordeum vulgare subsp. vulgare chromosome 7H, MorexV3_pseudomolecules_assembly, whole genome shotgun sequence DNA window accacatcggaatcatagacaggacgaggccaacgaaggcggataccaaaaccatcgcactatataataacaaaaaataatgaaagtaagtaatttatacaagtatatctatctaaatcatacaagtaagaaaaaaattcttttaaaagaagacaagaacaaggggctcaccacggtggtgctcgcgacgagatcgatgcgggcgatcgacaacggtgaggacgggcacgggacggcaccctacacatgtgcagactctaagaagtcttAAATTTTACatctaaaacaaaataactcccacatacactcctacactaaaacccaagcatttgaaataagctaaactagcaatgagagatgaacgGATGAAGTAACTAactttttagaacacttgtgcACGGCCAAatctagacaaatattgaggaaaatggagcttggaggtcgggcttggagaggagaatgcttaagtagtgtggctggtgcatttcatcgaacacctcatgtgcattaaCTAGAAGGGTGgtaagagcatggcatgcacacctcaacaaccaaaaaaaagaagagagggtggcaggggcgagggtatatataggcagcactttagtcccggtttttgtctaaaagcgggactaatagcctaccattTAGTCCCAGTTctggccacaaaccgggactaatgctccgcggcacgccacgtggcagtcgctggatctttagtcccggtttttgccccgaaccgggactaatgagattaattgaaccgggaccaatgccctgaCAAACTGAACCaggaccaatgccaggcattggtcccggttttagtttgaaccggggctaatggtcttTTCTGCTTTGGCCGAAAGACCCATTTTCTACTAATGTTGTTGGACGCGCATGTTCGATTCTACAACCTCTGCTGAAGCGGCATGCTGGTGTGTTAAAAATTTGCAGCGCACGATGAAACAACTGACTGCTTATGCGCAAAAACGACCGTTCCATGCTGGAATTTTTTTTTGCGACACACATGTGTGAGTGTGCACACGATATGAAAGAGAGAGAAAAACCAACcacatgcatgatgcatgaggtTCGCATCCACGTTCAGCAGCAACGGCAGGGATTAGGGTTGAGTATTGGCCATATTCGATTTCTCACACCTTGCCGACGAACCCATCGTCCTCAACCCCGGCATGGACGGGGAGTCCATGAGGCTATGAGCGTGCCCTGCAGTAATGGAGTAGCGCTCGTGGGCGATGTCAAGGCAGCAGGAGAAGTGCGTCGCCCACCACCGCCCTAGCTCCTAATCCGATCACTTCCCAACTAGGATTCCTCAACCAGCTCCTAATCCGGATCGGTGAAGGTCACAAAGATTCGACTCGGATCGGATGCCAGCGGACGTCGCCACAATAAATCACGCCCCTACGCGCAGCTCCTGCCGTGCGCCGACGCAGGTTGTTGTTCTCCGGCAACTCCTCCTCGATTTCCACCCGACCACGACCGATCGCACGCACCCGCGCCGTCGCCGCCATGGATACGATGCAaaacgccgtcgccgtcgtcgacgaCCCCTGGTTGAACCGGCACGGGTTCCCGCAGGGCTACCACTTCGTCCCGAGCGACCTGGAGCTCATCCGCCTCCTCGAGGACATGATCGCCGGCCGCGCTCTCCCCCACCCTCTCCCCACCATCTTCCAGAACGTCAGGATCCGCGAGTACCACCCCTCCGAGCTCCACGGTacccctccttccttcctttctttcttcttcttcttccttgcttttGTTGTTCTAATATCTTGTTATCCATGAATGAATGAAAAATCACGCTACGAATTTCGGAATCGATGGAGCAGAGAAGTACAAGGCGCACAAGGAGGCCGGGTCCATCTACATCTTCAGCAAGAGGGAGTTCCCGGGGAACGCCAAGAAGCGGCCTAAGCGCTTCGCCAAGGACGGCTGGTGGAAGGCCTCGGGGGGCAGCGAGGGCTTGAACCGCGGCGGCATCCCCGTCGGCACTAAGTTCACCTTGGTCTACTACAACAAGAAGCCCGGCGACAAGGTGGCCGTCAAGACCGACTGGGCCCTCAAAGAGTACACCAAGACCGTTGACAAGAAGGAGGTAAACTATTCATCCTCATCATCGTGAACCCCTTTTTTTCATGATTGAATGCGCTACTGCTTTCAAGGTGAATCGAGCGAAACATGATTTATTTAACAATTAAAATTGTTTTGCGAGAGAAAACATGTGTTTcacctttttgtttctttttatctTTTGATTTTGAGTTATATTAGTATAACCTAAATTAACACATCTGCCACGGTTGCATATTTTTGGAAGGAAGAGTGAATGTGTATATAGGTGGCATAATTAAGGATCTAGTTACCTCTGTATCAAAAATGTAAGATGCTTTTTGATGCAAACCTTGTACTCAGTATTAGGGTCTTATGTTTTTTGTCATTAAAAAAAAGGTTCGAATAGGCATGTATTAAAACATACTCTTTACTATTTTCATCATGAATAGATGATATTTAATGTTGTCAAATTTAATTTAATACATATATGTTGGTATAGAAATGTTAGATCATAAGTAATGTTTCCATGATAAACCTACAAAATTTTAACTAGATCCTTTATATAGAAATTTTAGATCATAAATTGGATATTCGCTTATATATTGGTAGACAAAGCTGACAAAATATTAGTCCTGCAAGCCTACGACGCATTTCTGTCGAGATTTTTCTTTTACAATATGATGAATATAGTGCAGCATATAGGAGGGTGGTGGCAGTGGATATTTCCTCGTCAAAGTCAAATTTCTATTAGCAAACTGTTTACAAACAAACGGAGGGAGCAGTATAGTCCAAGTGTGgtttatttctattttttgggGCGGGGGTTTGAAATAAACGTGTTGTCTTCATTTCGAAACATCTATCTGCTGTTGGGATTTCCTATCATCTGAAAACCTTGACCGAATTGTTCATGATGTTTAAACTTGACAGACTTGGTAATTTATAAGTCATCGCAGAATTAGTTAACATTTCAAGTTGTGATGGACACCTTTGTTATCTATCTCGTCACGCCTTTGCGTGTTTGCAGCCGGCGGAGGAGATGGCTTTGTACCGCCTCTACAAGATGCACAAACCCCGCAAtggtaagcaaccaactcaagaagATGAAGACACCCCTCATCCCGCTTGcgcgaacgaggaggaggaggcgtcgccgccgccgtcacCACCGCCCCCGGCAGCCGGAGGGACGTTCTTGCAGGCGCAGGCCGGGCAGCCACATGACTACCATGACTACCACGACTACTACACCTTCGGTGCCGCGCCCGGGCCAAGCACAAGCCACTCCGTGACGCCGGACGCCGGCTACATGGGGGCTTTTGGTGCCGCGCCCGGGCCAAGTACAAGCCGCTCCATGACGCCGGATGCCGGCTACATGGCGCTAACAGCTTTTTCGCCGGCAGCCGCAACATACATGCCGCAGTACAACACCAACGGGCTTGGGTTCTGGGATGCGCTGCCGGCCATGGTCGCTTCTCCGGTGCAGCCGTCGGGACCAGCAGGAGTTGCACATGGCCTGCCGGCCTCTGCCGCGCACTTTGGTTGCCAAGAAACTGCAGTAGACGCCGAGAACTTCTGCTATCAAGAAACCACGGACCCGCTGAAGACCCAGCTCCTGCCGGCGTCTGCTGAGCACCTTGTCTACCAGGAAACCACAGACCGGCCGAACACGCAGCTCTCACCACCACCGCCGGAGCCGGCTGCTCAGGGCGGCTACCTGGCTGATGAGTTTGACAGTTGGTGCGAGATGCAGCAGGGTTCGCAGCAGGTACCTGTGAGTCACTATTCCCTCATACCCGACGACATAGATTCGCAGCAGGTGGCTCCGAGTCCCTCTTCCCCCATGCCCGACGACACAGATTCGAAGCAGGTGGCTGCGAGTCCCTTCCTCGTGCTCAGTGATGTCGATTTCCTCATGCTCGATGATGACGATGTCAAGGCCTTCCTCGAGGATGTGCCAACGATGCCTACAGACGAAAACGGCGAGCACTTTTCATGCACATTACAAGAGCTCCTCTACCCAGAGATGGACAGCGGACCACCACCGCTCGAGGATGTTGATGGCCAAGGATCAGGTTCAGAGTAACAGATATCTCAAAAGAAAAAGTTTAGAGTAGCAGAAACCAGTAAGAGCaatcaaaaaagaaaagaaaaaaagttaGGAGCAACCAGCAAGAGCAATCGATAGTACCTTAACTCGCAGTGCTCATATCTTATGGTGTTTCCTCACATCTAGCATGGTGTTCATATCATATCTTATGGTGTTGGACCCGTTCGAGGTGcccaggcacctaggtgccccaaacattttacctatatatatatatatatatataggtaaaatgtttggggcacctaggtgcctgggCACCTCGAACGGGTCCAACCCGTTAGTGCAGTTTCCATAAATTCTGATCTGTTTCCTAATATTTGCATGCAAGACATTCCATATATGAGATAGAATCAAGTATTTTAAATTCCATGAATTAGTACATCACCTTTTATTGCTTTCCTTCTCTCATACATTTTCATGCATACGTTGTACACACCATGTATTTGCACCTATATAGTGAAATTTATTTGGTACCATACCTACTTTGTGACTATGTATAATACCTATGTATTATTGGATATATACTCATAAATTTTACACCAGGATATGTACATGTAAAAAATATGATACGTATGCACATACCTAACAATTTATAGAGTACTCTTACTTTCGCATATCCGTAAATGTATTGGATGCTATCAATTTCACATCATTTATTGAGTATGGACCCATAAATGATGAAATACCCTAACATAATATACTTTTTTTGAAGACATACCCATAAATTTTAtacccaaaaataaaatacacgTACATGCCCTGAACACATACCCATAAATGGTATCGGTGACATACCCGTAAATAATATTATAAAATAAAATGCACATATATTGTGTTCTAAAAAGATTACACGTACTGTGTTCTAAAAAATAAAATTATGCTGTTTCATAGATCAAGCATTTACTTTTACTGCTTTTCCCTCTCATACCTTTCTATATAAAAACTTAGGTCACGTATTTGTGAATATATACCAAAAAAGAATATGTATGGCGCCCACACGTTTACGTGGACGTATATCCATAAAACAATTGAGTATCATACCCACTTATTTGTGACTATGTACTTCAAAAAGAATTAGGTATATATATACCTACGTATTATTGGCGTATACTCATATATTTCACGTCGGCGTATGTAACTATAGTAAAATATGCAAGAAAAAATGGGAATAATACCTATATATTATTggggtatgtagtcatatgttttTTTGCTTGGGTATGTAGTTGTAGAAAATAGGTATGTAGCTATAGAGTAATATTGGGGAATTTATACATATATTTCAATCTCACATACCcacttatttttgaactatgtaaCTAAAAAACAATTAGGTATAATACCTACGTATTATTACGGTATATATTCATATTTTTCACGCCAGTGTATGTTGGTGTaggaaaaaatataaaaacaattaggtATCATACCTATGAATTATTGCGGTATACACTCGTATATTTCACGCTGAGATATGTAATTGTAGAGAAATATCGACACAAAAATATTATGAGTATGTACTCAGTTACAAAAATCTCAAAATACACAATGCTACAAATTTATTACTATATTTTATACAGAAATAGTTTGGAAACTCTTTATTACTTGATCTCATGAATGGACAATTGATGACGTACATTAAATAATCAGATATAGTAGTTTCTATATAAGACACGCCATGCAACCATGTATGGAAGGTAATTTATTAACACAATTAACACGCGTCACAGCCATGCATACAGGTATGGAAAGTTTTCGCTTTGTTAACGGATCAAATCCAATAACTCATATTTCCATCGTCCGAACAAAATCACGATACAAACGAACGGCATCTAGGCAAGGTgcctgggcacctaggtgccccaaacagccgtcctatatatatatatatatatatatatatatactgttCTACCGGAGAAGCAATTTCTTCACCGGACATGATTAGCTATTCGTTATGATTGAACAGGTTTTTTAATCTTGTAAATACTTTCAAGTGGCAACCCCTCAAGCTACATTAGGGAAATATATTGATCATTACGCATTTTAGTGGGGAAATCACCTCATGATAACTGAATCTGGaataaatactactccctccgttcctaaatataagtctttttagatatttaggtacggactacatacagatgtataaagacataatttagagtataaattcactcattttgctccgtatgtagtccatagtggaatctctagaaagacttatatttaggaatggagggagaaaTTACATAATTTCTAGAGATCATGCATGATAAGGGAGGGCTGAGTTTGCTCTGACAGCTTGTGTATGTCAATATCTATGTAGATGAACCGAACATGTATGTGCCCATCCCAACCTTTGCAAAGTTATCACCATAGGCGGTTGTCAACAATGGCAGAGACTACATCTTTCAATGTTCCCTACAAAATTGACGTAATTGTATCAGACATACATTTACGATAGTATTGGATCGAAAGCAAAATGGGAAACTGTCCTCAGTGATAAGTACAACAGTAATAGTACATGAGAATTTCTAGGGGTTTCAAAAAAGCAAAGATCAATTGTACGTGGTCCACATAACATGGCAATCATAGCATGGAAATTATTTCAATTCTTACCTGGGAATGATCCTTCAAACCAAGAGAAATCACCAACGGCCGAGCTGAGCCACTACCACTTCaaaacaagtacaacaacaaTATAAGTACAAAAACGGTGAGACAAAGTTAACCAACCCCGATACGTAAGTCATTTGTGTATGTGTATGTAAGCAAATGGCATGTGGTATATCAGCCCTATGAGCAACCTGTACGGATTACTAACTTCAGTTAAAAACTGGCACAAAAACTGCAGGGTGAAGAAAAGATTaagcgtgtgtttggatgcaaagtaTTTTTGTAGTTTTTTGGAAATACCGTGGTTTCTGAAAAATCGTtggtattaaaaactttgaggtgtTTGGATGAAACAAAAATTGAAGGCCTAGTTTGGCAGCATTGTTTCAATGCGTGGGCAAGCAATAAATTGTTTCCCTAAAACCGTGGTTTTTCCTATAGTACTAGTGCGTTTGGCGGTGCTATTTTACCACAGTTTTTAACCAACCTGTGCTAATGGCCGCAGCTGCATGCAGCCTTGCCATGCACGAGGTCAAAGCGTCTTCATCTAGATGCTAGTATCTGTAGCAGGCTAGAGTTATCACTTGTATATACACGTATGTAATCTAGCACATGTACACAGACAAAAAATTGAAAAACTAATCAAATAAGGGGGAAACAGCGGATAGCACGACGAGATGGTTAAGAAAGCAAACCTTATATGCTCGATAAGTTGACGTGCACAAGCTAGCAGGAGTGGCTGCAATCACAACATTATGCAGAGTCATTAGATGTGTCCACAATCAGGCCTGACAATATGGATGTGCTGACGAGATTACCTCATCCCTCTTCCCAAAAAGAACAGATACATTGTAGGTTGGATCAGAGAAGACACTTTCATCTTTCCTGTTCAGGAAGGAAAGGGTTAGTAAAGAATGCAGCAGAAGAGTTCAAGAGAAGAAATAACAATGGTAATGCCTTAATTCCATAAACTGTTACCAGTACACTGCTTTCTCACCTCTTAGTTAACACATCATTTAACACGGAGTAATATGCAAGAACCAAACATCTAATATGCTGAGGGAATGATGAAAGAATTGTGTAGCAAAAATATAAATCTGAAAGTTATGATATGATATTTACTGCAAGACTCAACAGAACAGCTCATGATTTTGCAGCTTTCTTTGGTACTAGACTAGATGATTAACCACATGAATAGATAATTTCGGTCCTAGCACTAAAGATCAGCTAGACCTGGAACTTCCAAATACCAACATGTACATGGAGGGGGGCACAACATATGCAGAACTGATGATGCAAAAATCGTATACTAGCAAACTCTGCATTTTTTTGACCGGGATATACCAAACTATTTTACATCCCAATGAGAATAAATAACTTACTTAGCAGCTAATATGGTTCCCATGCACCCAATCTGTGTCACAATGACCTGCCAATACGGTGGACAGCTGAGCATCTGTCACATGTGAAATTAGCATTCGATCAAATACGACCTGTGAATTCGCAACTCACCAGAAAGTTGTCTTCGTATTTGCTGATGACAATGtcggtcttgttgccctggaaagCCCAGACAGAACCAAGTTATACTCGCAATCAGATAACACCCCCACCATGATAGATTGTTCCCAAAATCGACTGGGGAACTAGATTAAATCCAACGAAGTGGAAGCTACGATGTAAGGAAAAAAAATGGTAATGCTACTGGAGTGGGTGAGATCAACAAAAGAAACAAACCTTGATATCCAAGGAGAGGGACTTGTGCGGCACAGGGAAGCGGCCACCTGCCTGCGCAGACCCCGTATGCATCTCCATCTGCGCGGCCAAGCGGATCGAGGAACCGCGTGCACAGAGGGGGAACCAACGGGACGGATTGGACGCAGGCGGCCGGTGGGAagcggggaggggaggggaggggaaaacTATAGTAGGCGGCGTGGCGGTGGCGGCGCCGGGCTGGGGAGTCAGCCTGGACTCGAGAGAGAAGATCCAACTAAGAGGACAAGGGCTGTGGGGGAGGGGAAAGCATCGGGTGATCCCAAAGTCTTACACGATACCATGCTCCCAACTCACAAAAGTCAAATTTCAAAGTTTGTAAAATTTGAAAACAACATATATGTGCATAGTTTAAAAGCCTAGACCAAATTTGGAAGCTTGTAAAAAATTGGAAAAAGTTATATAGGTGTTTTCTTTACATACcctaattttgttttttgtttttttgcgagGAACTGTTGAGATGTCCAAATGGTTTGAAAATTAGAGCGGGCCTAACGCGTCAAATTATCTACCATGCAAAAAAGAGAATTTCTTGGAAAAAACTTctagtatttgttttgatttttttcttcaaTGCCGATGTAGATGAGCCCTCAACTCAGAAACGGATTATCTGTATATATTTAagtatactagcaaaagggcatgtgcgttgcaacgggagaaaaaataccacacgcttttaatctttttataatcattttgatttattaaaataataaactaactaactaatgtagtcagtcctaccttattttgttgagaaatcaacccgtccattgttaattccaccatgatgagaaattgagcgggacaagcacagcaaaacaaagaggctacgtgaattggtcaatggactgttatcttatttcactcatgaggtagagaatgtgggatcagatgacaaactgaaggtggtgttccattctctctctctacaacaatgcaatcttacattcaatacattcattcatcagcaaacaaattctcacaaaacaaaatttattgccggtgcttggcacacggttggaggcatggggaggggatctcaccagatgatgagttcctgccggaggaggggatacgatgaggggagcaagggttaggcgcctctatctggtcaTAAGGAGTCGTTgtcgccgcgccataacctcggagttccctgtgtgagccatggaggcccgcctccacctgcaagtacttcgctccgtcgcgctttatccgcgcgccgccgccgttctgcatcgagcagatgcATCATCCCAAGTagatgtagctgtcgcgttgatttgatccagaagctgtgctcgagtgccgaaacgggggcagcaagcgggcagaggtacgaccgcagaggcgagtgggttgagatcgacaacagtggtggttgaggtcggccgcggcggcgagtggtgtgccagcggcctgggcacaggccagggtggaccagggtcgacgcgatgcgctcgagcgccgcaacgggggcagtgagcggggagaggtacaaccgcggaggcgggtgggttgagatcggcagcggtggcggttgaggtcggccgcggcggcgagtggtgtggcggcggcctgggcataggccagggtggcccaggatcgacggaaggaggcgatgcgtacgggtataatttttgcagcgaatcgttttttccttttgcgttgcagataaatgatgaagcgcgggttgaataacaaaaattacatgggcttttttataaaaatgtcgtgatgggttttccgacgaaagcaatagccgttttattattaggtatagataataGATGGTAGTGTCTATCCAAAACTGTGACACTTATTTTGAATCGAATGGAGTAATATATTACTAAAAATGGTTCATTCGAAAAAAATACTGAAAATGGTCAAATAGAAACATTTCCTCATACGTGACAACAAATGTGCTCATTTGAGGTGGTTATTCGAACACCCACTCAACTTGAGTTTGACTCCCACTTCCTTTCAAATGGCTTTTTAGGTTCACTCGATTATTTCATGTCTAACTAAAACAAATGGATGACATAAGATTTATCAATTCTTGAAAGACCTAAAATGAATATATTCTTCTCTCAAACAAACTGGCAACAAGATACAACTAGCCTTTGTGTCCCCAAAAGACCTAATACAAATTTTAATTGTATAGTTGCATTAGTTGGATGAAGAGATTGACAAATTCTATGATATACTAACA harbors:
- the LOC123411713 gene encoding proteasome assembly chaperone 3-like, with product MEMHTGSAQAGGRFPVPHKSLSLDIKGNKTDIVISKYEDNFLVIVTQIGCMGTILAAKKDESVFSDPTYNVSVLFGKRDEPLLLACARQLIEHISGSGSARPLVISLGLKDHSQGTLKDVVSAIVDNRLW